A genomic window from Leptolyngbya sp. BL0902 includes:
- a CDS encoding URC4/urg3 family protein: MQTTAENTLNTAPIIEPNPTQTAEVVAYLQSPQAIRERCRRLYALAKADQLCHFHLHPDALPATADYVRRLMDRAYPQGDVPFHSRWRHFEVDGVSRLATLEPRLSAFDPLEQARIKVDLAVTSVLLDAGAGSTWRYGEPGTGQVFQRSEGLAIASFHSFGQGLFSSQPDHPWQADALGLSQLTPERLGTAFQVSPENPLLGLAGRVSLLQTLGHALQQQPHLFGETNPRPGNLVDYWLSQSEDQTLSAVTVLHTVLQGFGPIWPGRITLGGVNLGDVWPHPQLPDTGLGSQLVPFHKLSQWLTYSLLEPLQDLGLTITNLDQLTGLAEYRNGGLFLDSGVLSLKDPTDLEIAHPPNSPLIVEWRALTLCLLDDLADLLRQQRHQTAIELPLVKILQGGTWAAGRALAAEKRPHGGPPLTLASDGTVF; encoded by the coding sequence ATGCAAACCACAGCCGAAAACACCCTAAACACCGCCCCCATAATCGAACCCAATCCAACCCAAACCGCCGAAGTCGTCGCCTATCTGCAAAGCCCCCAGGCGATCCGCGAACGCTGCCGAAGGCTCTACGCCCTAGCCAAAGCCGATCAGCTCTGCCACTTTCACTTACACCCAGACGCCCTACCCGCAACGGCGGACTATGTGCGGCGGCTGATGGATCGGGCCTATCCCCAGGGCGATGTGCCCTTCCATTCCCGCTGGCGACATTTTGAGGTGGATGGCGTCTCCCGATTGGCCACCCTGGAACCCCGCCTATCTGCGTTCGACCCCCTAGAGCAGGCACGAATCAAAGTCGATTTGGCGGTGACGAGTGTGCTGCTCGATGCCGGGGCAGGTTCTACCTGGCGCTACGGGGAACCGGGCACGGGTCAGGTGTTTCAGCGGTCGGAAGGCTTAGCTATTGCCAGCTTCCACAGCTTTGGGCAGGGACTTTTTTCCAGCCAACCCGATCACCCCTGGCAAGCGGATGCCCTCGGCCTCAGTCAACTAACGCCGGAACGGTTGGGAACAGCCTTCCAAGTCAGCCCCGAAAATCCATTGTTGGGACTAGCGGGACGAGTTTCGCTGCTGCAAACCCTTGGTCACGCCCTGCAACAACAGCCTCACCTCTTCGGTGAAACAAATCCCCGGCCTGGAAATTTGGTGGATTACTGGCTGAGTCAGTCCGAGGATCAAACCCTCTCAGCGGTCACGGTACTGCACACCGTCCTGCAAGGATTTGGCCCCATCTGGCCGGGACGCATCACCCTCGGCGGCGTCAACCTGGGCGATGTGTGGCCCCATCCCCAACTGCCGGATACGGGTTTGGGGAGCCAACTTGTCCCCTTCCACAAACTCTCCCAGTGGCTCACCTATTCTTTGTTGGAACCCCTGCAAGACCTGGGCCTCACCATCACCAATTTGGATCAGCTCACGGGGCTGGCAGAATATCGCAACGGTGGGCTTTTCCTCGATAGCGGCGTCCTCAGCCTCAAAGACCCCACCGATCTGGAAATCGCCCATCCCCCCAACTCGCCCCTGATTGTGGAATGGCGCGCCCTCACCCTCTGCCTGTTGGATGACCTGGCGGATCTCCTGCGTCAACAACGGCACCAAACCGCTATCGAGTTGCCCCTAGTAAAAATTCTGCAAGGGGGAACCTGGGCCGCAGGACGTGCCCTCGCCGCCGAAAAACGCCCCCACGGTGGCCCACCGCTCACCTTGGCGAGTGATGGTACGGTTTTTTAG
- a CDS encoding DUF1176 domain-containing protein — MIDVPWRWSLLALLLAAVGCQSAPLGSPSAPSSGGETVAVDWASDADLLPAVLAQVEDLDLCDGFFQAEVAAAESEIYPMGDRALVQVLCAHAAYQSVYAYAAVFPDGTLEPLTLDVFYPDGAGDFQRASEATVGGIVNFDPSYDELTVFSKARGLGDCGSFAVYRWTGQALDLETYRYQDCTDTPERAPHPATYPLVYP, encoded by the coding sequence ATGATCGATGTTCCTTGGCGTTGGAGCCTGTTGGCTCTCTTGCTGGCCGCCGTGGGGTGTCAGAGTGCTCCGCTGGGTTCGCCCTCCGCCCCATCCTCTGGCGGGGAGACGGTGGCGGTCGATTGGGCCTCCGATGCCGACCTGCTGCCTGCGGTGTTGGCCCAGGTGGAGGATCTGGATCTTTGCGATGGCTTCTTCCAGGCCGAGGTGGCAGCGGCGGAATCCGAGATTTATCCGATGGGGGATCGGGCTCTGGTGCAGGTGCTGTGTGCCCATGCGGCCTATCAATCGGTCTATGCCTATGCCGCTGTTTTCCCCGATGGCACCCTAGAGCCACTGACCTTAGACGTGTTCTATCCCGATGGGGCGGGCGACTTTCAACGCGCTAGCGAGGCTACGGTGGGCGGCATCGTCAACTTTGACCCCAGCTACGATGAGTTGACGGTGTTTAGCAAGGCCCGTGGTCTAGGGGATTGTGGATCCTTCGCCGTCTATCGTTGGACGGGCCAAGCCCTCGACCTCGAAACCTACCGCTACCAAGACTGCACCGACACCCCGGAAAGAGCCCCCCATCCAGCTACCTATCCCCTGGTTTACCCCTAG
- a CDS encoding heme oxygenase (biliverdin-producing), which translates to MTDLAQRLREGSQTSHTLSENTAFMKCFLKGVVELEPFKKLTADLYFLYSALEEEMAHHTDHPAVGPMVFGELLRTAKLEEDLAYYYGDNWRDLIQATPAGAHYVSRIREVSRSNPALLVAHAYVRYMGDLSGGQGLRHIVRSALNLPPDKGTGLHEFDALPTVEAKRDFKIRYREALNALPVDEALIQALIDETNLAFALNRDVFHELEPDVRAAVGDHVFDLITRQDRPGSTERHHHHGMVALMATE; encoded by the coding sequence ATGACCGATCTGGCTCAGCGGCTGCGGGAAGGCAGCCAAACCTCCCATACCCTGTCGGAAAATACCGCTTTCATGAAGTGCTTTCTCAAGGGTGTGGTGGAGCTAGAACCCTTCAAAAAGCTCACCGCCGACCTGTATTTTCTCTACAGCGCCCTGGAAGAAGAAATGGCCCACCATACCGATCATCCCGCCGTGGGGCCGATGGTGTTTGGCGAACTGCTGCGGACGGCCAAGCTGGAGGAAGACCTGGCCTATTACTACGGTGACAACTGGCGCGATCTGATTCAGGCTACCCCCGCCGGAGCCCACTACGTCAGCCGCATTCGCGAGGTGTCGCGCAGCAATCCGGCCCTGCTGGTGGCCCATGCCTACGTCCGTTATATGGGCGATCTCTCCGGTGGACAGGGGTTGCGGCATATTGTCCGCTCGGCCCTAAACCTGCCTCCTGACAAGGGTACGGGACTCCATGAATTTGATGCGCTACCCACCGTAGAAGCCAAGCGCGACTTCAAAATCCGCTACCGGGAAGCCCTCAATGCCCTGCCCGTGGATGAGGCGCTGATTCAGGCCCTCATCGACGAAACCAACCTGGCCTTTGCCCTCAACCGCGATGTCTTCCACGAACTGGAACCCGACGTTCGCGCCGCCGTGGGCGACCATGTGTTTGACCTGATCACCCGCCAAGACCGTCCCGGCAGCACCGAACGCCACCACCACCACGGCATGGTGGCCCTGATGGCAACGGAATAG
- a CDS encoding GTP cyclohydrolase II, giving the protein MVELNGAAAVNVPRLSVPTSSIPAPEGVGASPGKRRHIVLTSHPSRSGQRGLPIHWGEADPLKRGPIVATVSDPSHRNVIGTHSGSYAVYRALAVASGVLQPDHRPDLTNTSPAVPIGPHPSWANPSKIVSLDPWGAMVGEVYQPLLEQGIDLRPTIAITRAHIQMPELNEAVRQGRLVEDGQIMKPGGDLVVTKAAVEPVWYLPGVAQRLGVNEDDLRHALFEQTGGMFPELVTRPDLKVFLPPIGGITLYILGDVAAIADPRRPLTVRVHDECNGSDVFGSDICTCRPYLVHGIEECVQTAQKGGAGLIVYFRKEGRALGEVTKFLVYNARKRQEGGDRADAYFARTECVAGVQDMRFQELMPDVLHWLGITRIDRFISMSDMKYNAVVRSGIEIVTRVPIPPELIPPDAQVEIEAKKAAGYYTDTGVLTEDDLAQVKGRGLTE; this is encoded by the coding sequence ATGGTTGAGCTAAATGGTGCCGCCGCTGTTAATGTTCCCAGGCTAAGCGTTCCCACATCGAGTATTCCTGCGCCGGAGGGTGTAGGGGCTTCCCCAGGCAAACGTCGCCACATTGTCCTCACGTCCCACCCTAGCCGTTCGGGACAGCGGGGATTGCCGATTCACTGGGGCGAGGCCGATCCGCTGAAGCGTGGCCCGATTGTGGCAACAGTCAGCGACCCTAGCCATCGCAATGTGATCGGCACCCATTCCGGTTCCTATGCGGTGTATCGGGCCTTGGCGGTGGCCAGCGGCGTACTCCAGCCCGACCATCGGCCCGACCTCACCAATACCTCCCCAGCGGTGCCCATTGGCCCCCATCCTAGTTGGGCCAACCCCAGCAAGATTGTCTCCCTCGATCCCTGGGGGGCCATGGTGGGAGAGGTGTATCAGCCCTTGTTGGAGCAAGGTATCGACCTGCGGCCCACCATCGCCATCACCCGCGCCCACATTCAAATGCCGGAACTCAACGAGGCGGTGCGCCAGGGGCGGCTGGTGGAGGATGGCCAAATTATGAAGCCAGGGGGCGACCTGGTGGTGACGAAGGCAGCGGTGGAACCCGTGTGGTACCTGCCCGGAGTGGCCCAGCGCCTTGGGGTGAACGAAGACGACCTGCGCCATGCCCTGTTTGAGCAAACCGGGGGGATGTTCCCGGAACTGGTGACGCGCCCGGATTTGAAGGTGTTTTTGCCCCCCATCGGCGGCATTACCCTCTACATCCTGGGCGACGTAGCCGCCATCGCCGACCCCAGGCGTCCGCTGACCGTGCGCGTCCACGACGAATGCAACGGCTCTGATGTGTTTGGTTCCGACATTTGCACCTGTCGCCCCTACCTCGTCCACGGCATTGAGGAATGTGTGCAAACCGCCCAGAAAGGCGGCGCAGGGCTGATCGTCTACTTCCGCAAAGAGGGCCGCGCCCTGGGCGAAGTGACGAAATTCTTGGTCTACAACGCCCGTAAACGCCAGGAGGGCGGCGACCGCGCCGATGCCTACTTTGCCCGCACCGAATGCGTGGCCGGAGTGCAAGATATGCGCTTCCAGGAACTGATGCCCGACGTGCTGCACTGGCTGGGCATCACCCGCATCGACCGCTTCATCTCCATGAGCGACATGAAGTACAACGCCGTGGTGCGCTCCGGCATTGAAATCGTCACCCGTGTGCCCATCCCGCCCGAACTCATCCCCCCCGATGCCCAGGTGGAAATTGAGGCCAAAAAAGCGGCAGGCTACTATACGGATACCGGGGTACTGACGGAGGACGATTTGGCCCAGGTGAAGGGACGGGGGCTGACGGAATAG
- a CDS encoding lytic transglycosylase domain-containing protein, whose translation MLNRIKQRLPLLALAGLSALSFGMVAAFVNSTEVITPRDNLGAAETPLGGRAQHRWDDPVLDLALQPAEQRAAALTQYAQGRDSISQHRARYLLALDLIAANRGGSALPLLEGLEADYPEMAPYVLLAQAQAQTAAGQTVAAQATQDRLLTEYSDDPAIAPLLYSLGQQDSARWDELLQRFPDHPKSVDVAHQRLTENPNRADALPLLLTVARAGLHHPSAGDVLLRLKNQFADQLQPEDWQTVGFGLWRRDAYAEAGPAYAQAPPSPRNLYRAARGLQIGRQRDRAIALYSQLDQQFPDAPETATGLLRLTLSLSDQQSLDVLDQVVARFPDRAAEALGMRADILDNLNSAASAQATRDAILQDHSASSTAAQIRLTKARNAAQQGDLAMAVRWGQEAIQQSPDGRDAAEAGFWAGKWATDLGQTDVAQTLWEQVIAHQPESYFAWRSAVHLGWDVGDFTTVRDKMPAIAPLTRRSPLPTGSDTLKELYILGQDRAAWERWQTEYVNRQDPSVPERFVDGLMRQTQGDFLDGIFQVASLASVDDPEDIAAFKALKQKPDYWHGVYPFPFADLIQTWSAQRQLNPLLVLALIRQESRFMPRIRSVAGAAGLMQVMPGTAQWIKDREPTITSYEITDPHDNIKLGTWYLDYTHREYDNNSMLAMASYNAGPGNVANWVNRGGFRNDDDFADKIPFPETRGYIQSVFGNYWNYLRLYDPTIMAEVERIQQRHR comes from the coding sequence ATGCTTAATCGGATTAAACAGCGTCTGCCCCTGCTGGCCCTAGCTGGCCTTAGCGCTCTGTCCTTTGGGATGGTGGCGGCTTTTGTGAACAGTACCGAGGTCATCACTCCGAGGGACAACCTCGGGGCGGCGGAGACTCCCCTGGGGGGACGGGCACAACATCGCTGGGACGACCCCGTTCTCGATCTGGCGCTGCAACCCGCCGAACAACGGGCGGCGGCGTTGACCCAGTATGCCCAGGGGCGCGATTCTATCAGTCAGCATCGGGCTCGGTATCTGCTGGCGCTGGATTTAATCGCGGCGAATCGGGGCGGCAGTGCGCTGCCTTTGCTGGAGGGGTTGGAGGCGGACTATCCCGAAATGGCCCCCTACGTGCTGCTGGCCCAGGCCCAGGCCCAAACCGCCGCTGGCCAAACCGTTGCTGCCCAGGCTACCCAAGATCGCCTGCTAACGGAATACAGTGACGATCCCGCCATCGCGCCCCTGCTCTACAGCCTCGGACAACAGGACTCGGCCCGGTGGGATGAACTCCTCCAGCGCTTCCCCGACCATCCCAAATCCGTGGACGTCGCCCACCAGCGGCTGACCGAGAACCCCAATCGGGCCGATGCGCTTCCCCTGTTGCTGACGGTGGCGCGGGCAGGGTTGCACCATCCCAGCGCGGGGGATGTGCTGCTGCGGCTAAAAAATCAGTTTGCGGATCAACTTCAGCCCGAAGACTGGCAGACCGTGGGCTTTGGCCTGTGGCGACGGGATGCCTACGCTGAGGCTGGCCCTGCCTATGCCCAAGCGCCCCCATCCCCCCGCAACCTCTACCGGGCCGCTAGAGGTTTGCAGATTGGCCGTCAGCGAGATCGCGCCATTGCCCTCTACAGTCAGCTAGATCAGCAGTTTCCCGATGCCCCAGAAACCGCCACGGGCCTCCTGCGGCTGACCCTAAGCCTCTCGGATCAGCAGTCCCTGGACGTGCTGGATCAGGTGGTGGCTCGCTTCCCCGACCGCGCCGCCGAAGCCCTGGGGATGCGGGCAGACATTTTAGACAACCTCAACAGCGCTGCATCGGCCCAGGCCACCCGCGACGCCATTCTCCAAGACCACAGTGCCAGCAGCACCGCCGCCCAAATTCGCCTCACCAAGGCCCGCAACGCGGCTCAGCAGGGTGACTTGGCCATGGCGGTGCGCTGGGGTCAAGAGGCCATCCAACAGAGCCCCGATGGTCGAGATGCCGCCGAAGCTGGATTTTGGGCCGGAAAGTGGGCCACCGACCTGGGCCAGACTGATGTGGCCCAAACCCTGTGGGAACAGGTGATCGCCCATCAGCCCGAATCCTACTTTGCTTGGCGATCTGCCGTTCATCTGGGCTGGGATGTGGGTGACTTCACCACCGTGCGCGACAAAATGCCCGCCATCGCCCCCCTCACCCGCCGCAGCCCCCTGCCCACTGGGTCGGATACCCTGAAGGAGCTGTATATTTTGGGCCAAGACCGAGCCGCCTGGGAGCGTTGGCAGACCGAATACGTCAATCGCCAAGATCCCTCGGTGCCGGAGCGGTTTGTGGATGGCCTGATGCGCCAAACCCAGGGCGACTTTTTAGACGGCATCTTCCAGGTGGCCAGCCTTGCCTCTGTAGACGACCCGGAGGACATCGCGGCCTTCAAAGCCCTCAAGCAAAAGCCCGACTATTGGCATGGGGTCTATCCCTTTCCCTTTGCCGATTTAATTCAAACCTGGTCGGCCCAGCGGCAGCTTAACCCTCTGCTGGTGCTGGCCCTCATTCGCCAAGAGTCTCGGTTTATGCCCCGCATTCGTTCTGTGGCCGGGGCCGCTGGGCTCATGCAGGTGATGCCCGGTACGGCCCAGTGGATCAAAGACCGCGAACCAACCATCACCAGCTACGAAATCACCGACCCCCACGACAACATCAAGCTGGGCACTTGGTACTTGGACTACACCCATCGCGAGTACGACAATAACTCTATGTTGGCCATGGCGAGTTACAACGCTGGCCCCGGTAATGTGGCGAATTGGGTGAACCGAGGGGGCTTCCGCAACGACGACGACTTTGCCGACAAAATCCCCTTCCCCGAAACCAGAGGCTATATTCAGTCGGTCTTTGGTAACTACTGGAACTACCTGCGGCTCTACGATCCCACCATCATGGCCGAGGTAGAACGAATTCAGCAGCGCCATCGGTAG
- the acsF gene encoding magnesium-protoporphyrin IX monomethyl ester (oxidative) cyclase yields MVTALPKPAPQPGNSQVKTAIEENLLSPRFYITDFDKAADLDLSLEAEGIQAMIEEMRADYNRHHFIRDDSFNQVWDHIEGEERKAFIDYLERSCVSEFSGFLLFKELSRRLKDRNAPLSEIFHLMARDEARHAGFLNKCMQDFGISLDLAKLTKNRTYTFFPVEWIIYAVYLSEKIGYWRYILIFRHLEQHPEHKFYPLFNYFESWCQDENRHGDIFKALIRSQPHMWDTWKGRLWSRFFLLSVFATHSLTVHERAKFYEMLGLDATEFDTQVVRKTNETAARAFPVSLNVDHPQFFPRLERSAARNLKMKQITEGSGPNWLKSLRKLPLVMGIVGDLLRLYLIAPVNAEALRGTVR; encoded by the coding sequence ATGGTGACTGCTCTCCCCAAACCAGCCCCACAGCCTGGTAATAGCCAAGTCAAAACGGCCATTGAAGAAAACCTGCTTTCTCCCCGGTTTTACATTACAGATTTCGACAAAGCCGCTGACCTTGACCTCTCCCTAGAAGCGGAAGGCATCCAGGCGATGATCGAGGAAATGCGGGCCGACTATAACCGCCACCACTTCATTCGCGATGATTCCTTTAACCAGGTGTGGGATCACATCGAAGGGGAAGAACGGAAGGCGTTTATTGATTACCTGGAGCGCTCCTGCGTATCAGAATTTTCAGGCTTTTTGTTGTTCAAGGAACTGTCCCGTCGCCTCAAGGATCGCAATGCCCCCCTGTCGGAAATCTTTCACCTGATGGCTCGCGATGAAGCCCGTCATGCAGGATTTCTGAACAAATGTATGCAGGATTTTGGTATTTCCCTGGACTTGGCGAAACTGACCAAAAACCGCACCTATACCTTCTTTCCAGTGGAGTGGATTATCTACGCTGTTTACCTGTCGGAAAAGATCGGCTACTGGCGCTATATTCTGATTTTCCGCCATTTAGAACAGCATCCTGAACACAAGTTCTATCCCCTGTTCAACTATTTTGAAAGCTGGTGCCAGGATGAGAACCGCCACGGCGATATTTTCAAGGCACTGATCCGTTCTCAACCCCATATGTGGGATACCTGGAAAGGTCGTTTGTGGAGCCGATTCTTCCTGCTGTCCGTATTTGCTACCCACAGTTTGACGGTACATGAACGGGCCAAATTCTACGAAATGCTGGGCCTCGATGCCACGGAATTTGATACCCAAGTGGTGCGCAAAACCAACGAAACCGCCGCCCGTGCTTTTCCGGTGTCGCTGAATGTGGATCATCCCCAGTTTTTCCCTCGCCTAGAACGTTCCGCTGCCCGCAACCTCAAAATGAAGCAGATTACCGAGGGTTCTGGCCCTAACTGGCTGAAGTCCTTGCGGAAGCTGCCCCTGGTGATGGGCATTGTGGGCGATCTGCTGCGGCTGTATCTAATTGCCCCTGTGAACGCCGAAGCCCTGCGTGGTACGGTGCGCTAG
- the hemN gene encoding oxygen-independent coproporphyrinogen III oxidase: protein MLSVANSVVFDSALLHKYNQALPRYTSYPPATEMKESFSIRDLEASIAIGNYKQTPLSLYCHIPFCESACYFCGCNTVITRHKKVADPYLDYLDQNIIQMSQRVSNRKVNQLHWGGGTPSYLTQSQVERLWNVLHQNFDFDPAAEISIEVNPRDLDREYVRFLKDLGFKRVSFGLQDFDFKVQAAVNRIQPEDMLFNAMGWLREAGFESVNVDLIYGLPYQNLATFQNTIEKTLRLDPDRIAVFNFAYVPWLKPVQKKHINPATLPGPEEKLDIFHMTIDRLTAGGYQFIGMDHFAKADDELAIAQRQGQLHRNFQGYTTQPESDLLGFGMTSISMLHDVYAQNHKGLRDFYKAMDADVLPIERGVVLSQDDILRRTVIMELMCQFELSKTAIEEKYHLRFDQDFDDYFARERQDLHALEMDGLVRLTPNHIEVLPAGRLLIRNIAAVFDTYLRNKTVRQFSQSV from the coding sequence ATGCTCTCTGTTGCCAATTCCGTTGTTTTCGATTCTGCTCTGCTGCACAAGTACAACCAAGCCCTGCCCCGCTACACCAGCTATCCGCCCGCTACGGAAATGAAGGAGAGCTTTAGCATTAGGGATTTGGAAGCTTCCATTGCCATTGGCAACTATAAACAAACACCGCTTTCGTTGTATTGCCACATTCCCTTTTGTGAATCGGCCTGTTATTTCTGTGGCTGCAACACGGTGATTACGCGCCATAAAAAAGTAGCCGATCCTTACTTAGATTATCTGGATCAAAACATTATCCAGATGTCCCAGAGAGTCAGCAACCGTAAGGTTAATCAACTGCACTGGGGTGGTGGCACGCCGAGTTACCTCACCCAATCTCAGGTAGAACGGCTGTGGAATGTATTGCACCAAAATTTTGATTTCGACCCAGCGGCGGAAATTTCCATTGAGGTTAACCCCAGGGATTTGGATCGGGAGTATGTTCGCTTTCTGAAAGACCTAGGCTTTAAGCGGGTGAGCTTTGGTCTGCAAGATTTTGATTTCAAAGTGCAGGCAGCAGTTAACCGGATTCAGCCGGAGGACATGCTGTTTAACGCCATGGGCTGGCTGCGGGAGGCGGGGTTTGAAAGCGTCAACGTAGACCTCATTTACGGCCTGCCCTACCAGAATTTGGCCACCTTCCAAAACACCATCGAGAAAACCCTACGTCTTGATCCTGACCGGATTGCCGTATTCAACTTTGCCTATGTGCCTTGGCTGAAACCCGTGCAGAAAAAGCACATCAACCCCGCTACCCTCCCTGGCCCCGAAGAGAAACTCGACATCTTCCATATGACCATCGACCGCCTCACCGCTGGCGGCTATCAATTTATCGGCATGGATCACTTTGCCAAGGCCGACGATGAACTCGCCATTGCCCAACGCCAGGGCCAGCTACACCGCAATTTCCAGGGCTATACCACCCAGCCCGAATCTGACCTGCTGGGCTTTGGCATGACCTCTATCAGCATGTTGCACGATGTCTATGCCCAAAACCACAAGGGTCTGCGGGATTTCTACAAGGCGATGGATGCCGATGTTTTACCCATCGAACGGGGCGTGGTACTCAGTCAAGACGACATTCTTCGTCGCACGGTGATTATGGAATTGATGTGCCAGTTTGAGCTATCTAAAACCGCCATTGAAGAAAAATATCACCTTCGGTTCGATCAAGATTTTGACGATTACTTTGCTCGTGAACGTCAAGATCTCCACGCTCTAGAAATGGATGGCTTGGTGCGATTAACGCCTAATCACATTGAAGTTCTTCCCGCTGGGCGGTTATTAATTCGCAATATCGCCGCCGTGTTTGATACCTACCTGCGAAACAAAACCGTCCGGCAGTTTTCCCAGTCGGTTTAA